aaaataaattaccaaatttgaaaatacataggtttcacttaaaaaaaaaaaaaaaaaaaaaaaaaaaaaaaaaaaagggtatgaAAAAttgtaatctgaaaagtaactaaagctgtcaaactAATACCTCTTGAGTGAATGCTACTTAGCACTTGAGTGAatgttacttagttacattcacTGCAGTGGTGGAACAGTGAAAATCACTGCTCATCTGAGCCTACCTAGAACTTTTAATacacatttttgaaaatgttaaaaCTTCAAGAAactgtaaataataaaagaaaagaaacacaaataacAGGGAGTGGCTTTCGCATAAAAAGACACTGAAGACACTTCACCTCCATCTGGATGTTAAAAACGCCTCTCTTCTCTTCGATCTTCTCCTTGATAGCAGCCATGGCCTGGTTGAGGACAGACAGGCCCTCTGTGCGCTCCAGAGTGGTCGTTGTCATCACGTAGCGAGGGGGAGCAATCAGGTTGATCTGCCAAGAAACAATACGTTTGTCTTATTAACACTGCATCACATGCATTTACGCTAACAGCTATtatccccccccaaaaaaatattaGTTATCAGTTAGAGAGGTCAGAGTTTCACCATTCAGCTTCAGTGTGCTAACATGTGGCTGAGAGTGGTTGAAACGGGGCTATTACCTTGATGGGCATGGCCTCTGTGGAGCAGCCAAGCCCGGCCCTCAGAGCTTCCTTCACGGCATCAATGCCCTCATACCCGTAGCACGCCACTTCAATGTCTGCCggtgggagaggagagagatttACAGGAATTGTGGTTGTAGGTCAAATCTTCACATACTTCATAGTCCAGCTGAGAGGCTATCATGAtacagataaaataaataaaaaaggtaaaatgttAGCTTTAGAGTCTATTGCTACCTGCTCTGATTTTGACAGCCTGCGGAGTGAGTCGCCTGTTGATGTTGTCAATCAGCAcattcttctcttcctctgttaAGTCCAGCCCATCCAGAATGGCAGGATCTCTAGTGGAGGGAACATTTTCACCATTTGATTCGACCTCATCAAATAAGACATTGTTTGAATACATTCTTTGTTCCTAAATTTCTAGATTAGCCTAACATTAACGCACCCCACTCAAAATCCCCACTTACGATACAGCCTGTTTGAAGACATCATAGGCTCCGTATCCTGGCCGCTTGTATTTCTCATCGAACACCCAGGCGGTGCGCTGGTAGAAGCTCTCTAGCTGCTCGTCCTTCGTGTATTCCAGCACCTCTGCCACGTGTCGCAGGATGCTGTACACCTGCAAACACAACAACCGCATCAGCCCAGGGAGAATACTGACTCAAAGGTCAGATTTACAAAAGTTCACGAGAGatcaatgaaaagaaaaagctgAGGGTAGTCGTTTTTGAATCATCCAGAAATGTATGATAGGTTTGTGTATTTATGAAAAACTCATTTTTTAACAATGCTGAACACAAATGATGCTAAAAATCATATCAATAATTAattaacaaaacagaaaaaggcaTTTAGGCACAATTCGACTTACAGTTTTAGATTTGGTGAATTTATCTTCACACTTGATGGCCTCCTCTGGTGAAACTCTTCTTTTTGATAAATCAATGTATCCTAAAGACAAGATAGAGAAGAGAAGCTGTGACTTGAGTTTCCGTTGTACGGTAATTACTGGTCATTGACCGAAAAAAAATGATGGAGGTATAAAATTCTAATTGTCTCTGCTTAGAATGACCGGTGGAAATAATTCCCTCTGCACAATTTGAATTGTGTTAAAATAGGCTATAGGGATTTTCATATTTTGTTCTATTAAAACAATGAACggtcatatttttttatttagaaatagCGCATGCGATGAAGGAAAAACTACATGTCTCGTTCCGATTGAATGCAGAAGACTACCGTAGATTTACAACAGATGGCGACAAGCACGCGGGAAAGTCAAAGCCCAAGCCCTGGCGAAACAGGGAAATGTTGTGAATTACTTCATAACACCAAGCAGCGGCCGGTCTAACGTATATCAAGCAAAGAAATTCCCAGCGAGGACGAGTTGGCAGCAGCTACAGCCCCTCTCATTAACACAGACGCACATCAAGATGCCATATGAGGACAGCTCTCCGCAGTTACGGAGGCTTGACTTTCTCAACAGCCTGCGAGGTACTTATTGGGATTATGGTAAAATCTATCCAGAGTGGGTCAAACTGGCCAGGGCAGCATGCATAAAACCTGTCTCCAGTGTGCCAGCAGAGAGGCTTCACCCTGCAGATCCGCATCAAAACAGTGCAGCAAAGTCGCCTTGGGGAAGGCAGAGGGTTATGCGCATCGCGAGGTTGCAGAAAGACACTTCTTCACAATTATTTTGATTCAAGTCGGCACTTGATACTTGTATGAGCCAGTTTGTTTGTACTatagtttgtattgttttatatcCTCAGCCTAGCGAATGGAAAATAAGCCTATTTTTATTCAGATCGACACAATTatgtagcctggctccgccctcctatgtacttccgctcaattttcattttccttcagtactacgtctggATTTGTGTTACATTCTTGGGTTTTCACCGATCAAATTTtaaccggtccaatcagcgagcagagggagtggctgagaacgaggACGTTAAGGTTCGGTAACCTTCGGTGAGTTCCCTAATGGCGGCGGATAAAAGATCCGGCCCGTTGTGGCAGCGCCGCCAATggtccagaagttaaagcccgagcaagaacaatcttagctgagttgtgttggtggccatgatgttgtggccctcctccccacggggttcgggaaaagtttgattttccagctcactCCGCTAGTGGAGACAGAGttagctaaggctaacgctagcgatgctagaTGAAGAGCTGTAAGTGAGTGAGCAAGGTTTGTTAACGCCACTTTGTGTGCTGCTCATGTTGTGGAGTTAAACTACTCGTTCGGAGTACAAATGAGCTGTATTGGCAGCCTTTCGGTGTGCCAGCACGGGAATATCGCCACAAAAACCACAGAGTAGaaatgcaccgattacaactttctaggccgatttccgattttctttgagtaaggccagccgatacagattttagccgattccgatttcatttttttcgaaccactttacagcacacacaaatatttatagaacattttgcacagaacatagaaaatcttttgaacagataatggatcactataaaatagaaatatataaattactcctggtgtgggaaattcacacacatgtaAAGTGCaacgttagaaccatttccttcttttcacatccaactaaaaaaaaatgtgatttggtgtttggtgtcatccctccacgccctactttttccttgcaggtgttgcatattgcaaacttgttatcttctgcacacacgctgaagaatttccaaacagctgacatgttgcaggttaattcaggttccctacatgtgagaactgtaactcctgtaacttatgttgtcagttaattgtagcgttgaccggcatgaaatcagACTGACCTGCTGGTCGACGTCATGGCCGAGCAcatgaaaaccggccaattcagGTCACCGGctggtctatcggtgcatctctaccacAGAGAGCTTTCCATGGCGGCGATCATCAGACTTAATCAGCATTTGTATCGAATGCAACGGATGTTTATATGAAAAACTTCTGCACGGCTTTAACCTAAAACTGATGGATTACTGATAATGGACTGACAATGATCGATTATGTCATTAACAGCCCAAGATGATGTTATTACACCCACCACATCctactatatactgtagtatACGAATGTCACTGTATCAAGGAACATCGCAACATTACAAATACTCTAGTGGCCGTTACAATCCAAGGTTAAGAAGAGTTTTGCTGAACAGAGGAAAAGGTTGGCATCTCTCTTTCCAGTTTATCTTGTCATTATATGAATTATAGTTCAGGCTTCCACCTGCCATTTTGGCATTGGCAGCCAACATGTTTCCTGTCCTTTGTGTAGCCCTACACACATGCCTAGATCCAACACTAAACGCACCACCAATGACCTTCCCCTCTAGTGGTTAGTACCCGCCCGCACTTACCCTTCTCTTTGTCTACTCGGATGACGACCACACACTCATTGCGGCCTATGCGGATGAGCTTGTTGATGGAGCGGATACGTCGACGTGACAGCTCGCTCAGGAGGATCATGCCCTCGATGTTGTTGTACTCCAACAGGCTGACGTAGGCACCCATCTCGGCGATGGACCTCACGTTCACCATCACAACATCCTCCACCTCTGGGAACCGGTGCTGGTAAAATCGACAGCTGAGTCCCGGCATCGCTGAGAGAATAGAAACAAAAGAGAGGCAGGGGTAAAATATTTGAAGCAGACAGTGTGGTCACACATCCTCCTATAAAAGGACAAGCCACCAATTTTATATATCATTAAATATATAACtcagcctgtaaaaaaaaaaaaaagtttaatttcaGTAATGGCTTCTGTGTTTCTGGAGAGAGCCTTCtaaagattgaaaaaaaaaaaaaaaaaaaactgatgatgCCATAGCGACCATCTTTTAGACTtgaaaactacttttttttttaacagaaagacTGTGTTACAAACTGAGTATGTGGCATTTCAAAGATGTATGGTAATTTACCAGGCAGGGAAggtctaacaaaaaaaaaaaaaaaaaagaacacaatcacgttgcattatgggaattgtAGGTCTAAACTAGACACTAAAAGTCAGGATCTCAGCCTCTGTTGATACAGTTTTGACCAGGATCTTTGACTGACCCATATAAAAGGAGCAATGCTAAATTGGTGTGCACCCCTTTTTattagatgtttttttctacatCTTGTGCATAATAGTGCATATTGTACAGCCCAGTGTTAATTTGTAAAGGTGATGATGATATGATAACATCTAGAGCAGTGAGGGATGCCCTAAATGGTCCCAAGAGATATATTGGAGAGCTCACAAAAtgattgaagaaaaaaacaaaacactgctgtcacacaaaatatgcttacctttttctgtcatttttttggGTGTGACATACCTCATAACTTTACATCTTTTAACCATAAAATGTTTCCCTCTCTTTTTATCAAACAATTTAATCAACTGTTTGTAGTCTCATATCCTGTGATAATGTATATATTGCTTTATCTTTAAATGAGTCACAAAAAGCCATAAAGGTTGGAAACCACTGATCGATCTACAGGCCATTGAAAGCAAATAATGCAGCAAAACAATGGACAGATATTGGCACATTTGTCTGTTTCTGAGATGTTGACCATAATAGAAACACCCTTGAATATCTATTGAGCAGTATAAAACCATCTGAATGACACATTGTTAATAgtaattgtgtatttttttactttagcaGGTCAAATAACAGAGTTTAGCCTGGAAAATATCCCCAAAATAACTACAGATAGATGAAGTGGTATTAAATGAACTGGCAgcgttatttcacatttttgtctGTGAATTGGATGATGCAATGCAGATAAACACGAAGCCCCTTTACGACATCTCCTCATTCTCCATAGTTAGGAGCGAAAGCTGACATTAACACGAATAAGACGGAAACCGCTCTGTAGCACGTTAACAGCAACTGTAGCTAGTAACCGTTATGAAGTAAAATACCACGAGACGAGAAttaaatctaaaaacaaaacGATTACTTTAATATCCATTAGCTTCATAGCTAATGACCCGGTTAACAACTCACATGCGGCACATGTACTACTGTCTAGGCTAGCAGTTAGCTAGCCAGCTAGCAGCTCCGTTTGTTCACTACTCCCCgctaaaaaaaatcacctttaTCAAAAAACACTCACCTGTGTCATATGGTCACAGAACGATACACTTGAATGTCTTGTACTGGAAGTGTTTAAACGTCCGATTATGTATCCTTCGgtgattttttaaatgaacaattTGGGCCCTCTAGCTCACATTCATGGGTGTGCTAATTTCTCGACCCGGAAAAGATCGTGAGAGCTTTTCGACACGCGCTTGTGCAGAACGCGTTCGGTTCAGTCACATGACCAGAGGCCAGCTGATCATCACGGAGTCTGTCAAGATCACGAACATCAGCTCGATCAAGGCTTCTAAACCTGCACGGAAAATAACGTGTTTTCTGTGTTAAGTATATAgtttaatacaatataatacaagCTAACGTTTGAGTGTTAATATTAGGAAAAGGAAATAAACAGAAGACCGCAATCATCGACCAAAGGACGAGAAGATGTCTGGAAAAGAGAGGATTGACGTGTTCCCCTCCAGAATGTAAGCAGCTTgtttgctagctaacgttagttgctAACCTAACCCACTGTAGCTTC
This genomic window from Perca flavescens isolate YP-PL-M2 chromosome 18, PFLA_1.0, whole genome shotgun sequence contains:
- the eif2s1b gene encoding eukaryotic translation initiation factor 2 subunit 1b, with the translated sequence MPGLSCRFYQHRFPEVEDVVMVNVRSIAEMGAYVSLLEYNNIEGMILLSELSRRRIRSINKLIRIGRNECVVVIRVDKEKGYIDLSKRRVSPEEAIKCEDKFTKSKTVYSILRHVAEVLEYTKDEQLESFYQRTAWVFDEKYKRPGYGAYDVFKQAVSDPAILDGLDLTEEEKNVLIDNINRRLTPQAVKIRADIEVACYGYEGIDAVKEALRAGLGCSTEAMPIKINLIAPPRYVMTTTTLERTEGLSVLNQAMAAIKEKIEEKRGVFNIQMEPKVVTDTDETELARQLERLERENAEVDGDDDAEEMEAKAED